From a single Agrobacterium tumefaciens genomic region:
- a CDS encoding flagellar basal body-associated FliL family protein — MLKLLLTGVWVCAVTLGAVYFSVQMATAPGDEAGEKKTNLQLVKGESITIPVINDGGVNGYFLSRISLRVDKDKMAKIELPATQLMTDELFTLLAGSSMVNIANISTFDPEAFKQRIREGLNKRLDDEVVEDVLIEQLDYLSKADIREQNGNGTPRSVKIVEGEKAEAGKEAAAAPSH; from the coding sequence ATGTTGAAGCTTCTTCTCACCGGCGTCTGGGTTTGCGCCGTCACGCTCGGCGCGGTGTATTTCTCCGTCCAGATGGCGACGGCGCCGGGAGATGAGGCGGGCGAGAAAAAGACCAATCTGCAATTGGTCAAGGGTGAAAGCATCACCATTCCCGTCATCAATGATGGCGGGGTGAACGGCTATTTCCTCAGCCGTATTTCGCTGCGTGTCGACAAGGACAAGATGGCGAAGATCGAGTTGCCGGCAACGCAGCTGATGACCGACGAGTTGTTCACGCTTCTGGCTGGCTCTTCCATGGTCAACATCGCCAATATTTCCACCTTCGATCCCGAGGCTTTCAAGCAGCGCATCCGCGAGGGGCTGAACAAGAGGCTCGATGACGAGGTGGTCGAGGATGTGCTGATCGAGCAGCTGGATTATCTGTCGAAGGCAGATATTCGCGAGCAGAATGGCAATGGCACACCCCGGTCGGTCAAGATCGTCGAGGGCGAGAAGGCCGAGGCTGGCAAAGAAGCGGCCGCTGCGCCCAGCCACTGA
- a CDS encoding WecB/TagA/CpsF family glycosyltransferase, which translates to MNFAAGFARPGSQRNIHGLRVCDLDWSGALELVSGRASACEGHTMLSFLTIDKARLSLKDIAYREILESCLLLPQGKAMNAAARVENGKPLSAAIDGVAFVMALLTYMAVPKRIGVAGDDAAQVGEVLAKLRAHAPWHDFVMLGRDASGVKVDVLLAGMSGENQERWLHRTVSRQDVRVAIAVGPLFKVLSSEVAGMPEIFRKLHMSWLYSLCAEPWHIALGKAETGSRSPR; encoded by the coding sequence ATGAATTTCGCGGCAGGTTTTGCGCGGCCGGGATCGCAACGGAATATCCACGGACTGCGTGTCTGTGATCTGGACTGGAGTGGGGCACTGGAGCTGGTCAGCGGCCGGGCTTCGGCTTGCGAAGGGCACACGATGCTCTCCTTTCTGACCATCGATAAAGCCCGCCTGTCGCTCAAGGATATCGCTTACCGCGAGATTCTGGAAAGCTGCCTGCTTTTGCCGCAGGGCAAGGCGATGAATGCAGCCGCCCGTGTGGAAAATGGCAAGCCTCTGTCCGCTGCCATCGATGGCGTTGCTTTCGTCATGGCGCTTCTGACCTATATGGCTGTGCCGAAACGGATTGGTGTTGCCGGCGACGATGCGGCGCAGGTCGGTGAAGTGCTGGCAAAGCTGCGTGCCCACGCGCCATGGCATGATTTCGTGATGCTGGGTCGGGATGCGTCCGGGGTGAAGGTTGATGTTCTGCTCGCCGGCATGAGCGGTGAAAACCAGGAGAGATGGTTGCACAGAACTGTCAGCCGTCAGGATGTGCGTGTCGCAATCGCGGTCGGCCCGCTGTTCAAGGTGTTGTCGTCCGAAGTGGCGGGCATGCCGGAAATCTTCCGCAAGCTGCATATGAGCTGGCTTTACAGCCTCTGCGCCGAACCCTGGCACATTGCACTCGGCAAAGCTGAGACGGGTTCGCGCAGCCCGCGTTAA
- a CDS encoding GumC family protein, whose protein sequence is MVDNSPDMMATRPDEDDFAVPPSQWRRHWLRLLTAGCVFAATATGAALPLLLIDSGFRGYVSQARIEITQTSYDAPDAARFLAMARRTLLSPAGLDRVSGDLKLKPADMVGVRNQGELGLLVDLLTGADARPLSPREALNGAVGEAIRLELTPDENMLIVTAKAATPESAMRLTDYLSMRVMADGKAGTMTPAMRETERARKRLDEAEAALNGFQMRHGDAVLSDVQQLEQQLRDVNDSLAGSTQHQQSLQADLTAASALKPNDILSKPLPTGAAFAALEDIRQKQATANMALASVSVDYGPKHPRRIAAQNAVDAVQALAAPALRQLVEGLRVDEKRIAQEIATANGERKKHLDRLDSLGVAPGELSRLQAELETARNAYLEASERRDLSSSTTPAIETRLARKAGPGELSRDLTQAAMMAGGGGLIGLLGSLYLLSYRRHDEEQEGELVVENGVQLPASLDGPEQSLQFSEFEQIEPGVFDDLEDLAAADYVQPEDAFADYYAEAANDADDMPLDERVRQVLMGNRTVRNATQMSPELPPLLGEALAGHFDHEQAEAEELAELRRELALLRERLADYADHQDDYRKTA, encoded by the coding sequence ATGGTTGATAACAGTCCGGACATGATGGCGACCCGTCCCGACGAGGACGATTTTGCCGTGCCGCCGTCGCAATGGCGCAGGCATTGGCTGCGGCTTCTGACGGCAGGTTGCGTCTTTGCCGCTACCGCTACCGGCGCGGCTCTTCCGTTGCTGCTGATCGATTCCGGTTTTCGCGGATATGTTTCGCAGGCCCGGATCGAGATCACCCAGACGTCCTATGACGCACCCGATGCCGCCCGTTTTCTGGCGATGGCGCGACGTACCCTGTTATCTCCCGCCGGGCTTGACCGGGTCAGCGGCGATCTGAAGCTGAAACCCGCCGATATGGTGGGCGTTCGCAATCAGGGTGAGCTTGGCCTGCTTGTCGATCTTTTGACAGGGGCGGACGCACGTCCGCTTTCCCCGCGAGAAGCACTGAATGGTGCAGTGGGTGAGGCGATCCGGCTGGAACTGACGCCGGATGAAAATATGCTGATCGTGACCGCAAAGGCCGCGACGCCGGAAAGCGCGATGCGTCTGACCGATTATCTGTCAATGCGGGTCATGGCGGATGGCAAGGCCGGCACCATGACGCCCGCCATGCGTGAGACGGAGCGAGCGCGCAAAAGACTGGACGAGGCGGAAGCGGCGTTGAACGGTTTCCAGATGCGCCATGGCGATGCCGTTCTCTCTGATGTGCAGCAGCTCGAACAGCAATTGCGCGACGTAAACGACAGCCTTGCGGGCAGCACGCAACACCAGCAGTCGCTTCAGGCGGATTTGACGGCGGCCTCCGCCCTCAAGCCGAATGATATTTTGTCGAAGCCTTTGCCGACCGGCGCGGCATTCGCAGCGCTCGAGGATATCAGGCAGAAACAGGCGACCGCCAATATGGCGCTTGCCAGTGTCTCGGTTGATTATGGTCCCAAGCATCCGCGCCGCATCGCCGCCCAGAATGCGGTGGATGCCGTGCAGGCGCTGGCAGCTCCCGCATTGCGCCAACTGGTTGAAGGTTTGCGGGTGGATGAAAAGCGCATCGCCCAGGAGATTGCGACCGCGAATGGCGAGCGCAAGAAACATCTTGATCGCCTGGATAGCCTCGGCGTCGCCCCCGGTGAGCTTTCGCGATTGCAGGCTGAACTTGAGACGGCGAGAAATGCCTATCTGGAAGCAAGCGAGCGCCGCGATCTGTCCTCTTCCACCACGCCAGCCATCGAGACCCGCCTTGCAAGGAAGGCCGGACCGGGTGAACTGTCGCGTGATCTGACACAGGCGGCGATGATGGCAGGCGGCGGCGGCCTTATCGGCCTGCTGGGCAGTCTTTATCTCCTGAGCTATCGTCGTCATGACGAGGAACAAGAGGGCGAGCTGGTCGTCGAAAATGGAGTGCAACTTCCCGCCTCCCTCGATGGGCCGGAGCAATCGCTGCAATTTTCCGAATTCGAGCAGATTGAGCCGGGGGTTTTCGATGATCTGGAAGACCTTGCCGCAGCAGATTATGTCCAGCCTGAAGACGCCTTCGCTGACTATTATGCCGAGGCTGCAAATGATGCCGATGATATGCCGCTGGACGAGCGCGTGCGGCAGGTGCTGATGGGTAACCGAACGGTCAGAAACGCCACTCAAATGTCACCGGAGCTTCCGCCATTGCTTGGTGAAGCCCTTGCCGGGCACTTCGATCATGAGCAGGCCGAAGCCGAGGAGTTGGCGGAATTGAGACGCGAGCTGGCGCTTCTGAGGGAGCGTCTCGCCGATTACGCCGATCACCAGGACGACTACCGCAAAACTGCCTGA
- the folD gene encoding bifunctional methylenetetrahydrofolate dehydrogenase/methenyltetrahydrofolate cyclohydrolase FolD — protein sequence MAVVIDGKAKAASVTEAVRKSAEALEAEKGVKPGLAVVIVGNDPASHAYVNSKSKMAKQCGFNSIQHTLPEETTQGELLKLVGELNADASIHGILVQLPLPKHFDSDEIIQSILPEKDVDGLSVLNAGKLATGDLATGLISCTPAGAMLLVRGIHGDDLSGLNAVVIGRSNLFGKPMGQLLLNANATVTMAHSRTSDLATVCKTADILVAAVGRAAMVKGDWVKSGATVIDVGINRIPAPEKGEGKSKLVGDVAFDEASAVAAAITPVPGGVGPMTIAMLMANTVIAAHRALGETAPKF from the coding sequence ATGGCAGTTGTGATTGACGGGAAGGCGAAGGCGGCTTCGGTAACGGAGGCGGTCCGCAAATCGGCAGAAGCGCTTGAGGCGGAAAAGGGCGTAAAGCCCGGTCTCGCAGTCGTCATCGTCGGCAATGATCCGGCCAGCCACGCTTACGTGAACTCCAAGAGCAAGATGGCCAAGCAATGCGGCTTCAACTCCATCCAGCACACGCTGCCGGAAGAGACGACGCAAGGTGAGCTTTTGAAGTTGGTCGGCGAATTGAACGCCGACGCCTCCATTCACGGCATTCTGGTGCAGCTGCCTTTGCCGAAGCATTTCGATTCCGATGAAATCATCCAGTCGATCCTGCCCGAGAAGGATGTCGATGGCCTGAGCGTGTTGAACGCGGGCAAGCTGGCGACCGGCGATCTCGCCACCGGGCTTATTTCCTGCACACCAGCCGGCGCCATGCTGCTGGTGCGCGGCATTCACGGCGATGATCTTTCCGGCCTGAACGCCGTGGTCATCGGTCGCTCGAACCTGTTCGGCAAGCCCATGGGTCAGCTTCTCCTGAATGCCAACGCCACGGTGACCATGGCGCATTCGCGCACCAGTGACCTCGCGACCGTCTGCAAGACGGCCGATATTCTCGTGGCGGCGGTCGGCCGCGCGGCTATGGTGAAGGGCGACTGGGTGAAATCGGGCGCAACCGTCATCGATGTCGGCATCAACCGTATTCCTGCTCCCGAAAAGGGCGAAGGCAAGTCGAAGCTTGTTGGCGATGTCGCCTTTGACGAGGCAAGTGCCGTTGCTGCCGCCATCACCCCCGTGCCCGGCGGCGTTGGCCCGATGACGATCGCCATGCTGATGGCGAATACCGTCATCGCCGCTCATCGCGCGCTGGGTGAGACCGCGCCGAAATTCTGA
- a CDS encoding LacI family DNA-binding transcriptional regulator: protein MNLKQLSQLLGISQTTISRALNGYPEVSAETRRRVMEAAEKTGYRPNAAAQRLATGKVGSIGLVMPIGEHHRSDVHFGEFLSGLGEEASRSGFHLVIMPTEPEKEREALRGLAASGSVDGIYLAYMKKNDARIAMMQSLSLPFLVHGRSVGVEENYPYLDVDNEGAFRDAAQLLLQLGHKRIGLLNGPEGYDFTYRRCLGVEKALEASGLALHPANKRHSSMTDEEGYLGMEALLSQPEKPTAILCASTALALGAIRSMNQRGLKPGKDISLIAHDDVLPLLKPDNFSVPLTTTRSSLRAAGVRVGQRLINRIKLNQTEPHQELWKAELVVRASTGPAPKE, encoded by the coding sequence ATGAACCTGAAACAGTTGTCGCAACTGCTGGGCATTTCGCAGACGACCATCAGCAGGGCGCTCAACGGCTACCCCGAGGTTAGCGCCGAAACCCGCCGCCGCGTCATGGAAGCCGCCGAGAAGACGGGCTATCGCCCGAATGCCGCGGCGCAGCGGCTGGCGACCGGCAAGGTCGGCTCCATCGGGCTCGTCATGCCGATTGGCGAACACCACCGTTCCGATGTGCATTTCGGCGAATTCTTAAGCGGTCTCGGCGAAGAAGCGTCGCGCAGCGGTTTTCACCTCGTCATCATGCCGACGGAGCCGGAAAAGGAGCGCGAAGCGCTGCGTGGGCTGGCGGCAAGCGGCAGCGTCGATGGCATCTATCTCGCCTATATGAAAAAGAACGATGCGCGCATTGCGATGATGCAGTCGCTCTCCCTGCCCTTCCTCGTGCATGGCAGGTCCGTCGGCGTGGAGGAGAATTATCCCTATCTCGATGTGGACAATGAAGGCGCTTTTCGCGATGCGGCCCAGCTTCTCCTCCAGCTCGGCCATAAGCGCATCGGGCTTTTGAACGGCCCGGAGGGCTACGATTTTACCTATCGGCGCTGTCTCGGGGTGGAGAAGGCGCTCGAAGCAAGCGGCCTCGCCCTGCACCCGGCCAATAAACGGCACAGCAGCATGACGGACGAGGAAGGTTATCTCGGCATGGAGGCGCTGTTGTCCCAGCCGGAAAAACCGACCGCCATTCTCTGCGCCAGTACCGCGCTTGCGCTGGGCGCTATCCGCTCGATGAACCAGCGAGGGTTAAAACCCGGCAAGGACATTTCGCTGATCGCCCATGACGACGTGCTGCCGCTGCTGAAACCGGATAATTTTTCCGTGCCGCTGACGACCACCCGCTCGTCGCTGCGGGCGGCGGGCGTGCGCGTCGGCCAGCGCCTGATCAACCGCATCAAGCTGAACCAGACGGAACCGCATCAGGAACTCTGGAAGGCGGAGCTTGTGGTGCGCGCTTCGACGGGGCCGGCTCCGAAAGAATAG
- a CDS encoding ABC transporter substrate-binding protein: MQKTLLATAASIMLLSGAAFAADLKFAPGGDAKFNWKSYEDFKAAHADLKGQTLTIFGPWRGEDEALFQSVLAYFADATGVNVRYSSSENYEQQIVIDTQAGSPPNIAILPQPGLLADLAAKGFLVPLGDKTADWVKENYGAGQSWVDLGSYKGKDGNKAYFAFPFKADVKSLVWYVPENFEEAGYKVPESMEDLFKLTDQIVADGGTPWCIGLGSGGATGWPATDWVEDLMLRTQPLDVYQKWTTNEVKFTDPAVVEAINEFGKFAKNEKYVSGGVAAVASTDFRDSPKGLFDIPPKCYLHHQASFIPSFFPEGTKVGTDADFFYMPTYASKPDLGKPVLGAGTLVTITKEAPAAKAFVEFLQTPIAHEVWMAQSSFLTPYKGVNVDTYANEQMKRQGEILTTATSFGFDGSDLMPGKIGAGAFWTGMIDFVGGKSADQVAADIQKAWDGLK, encoded by the coding sequence ATGCAGAAGACTCTTTTGGCGACGGCGGCTTCGATCATGCTGCTGTCCGGTGCGGCCTTTGCCGCCGACCTGAAATTTGCACCCGGCGGAGACGCCAAGTTCAACTGGAAAAGCTACGAGGACTTCAAGGCGGCCCATGCCGACCTGAAGGGCCAGACGCTGACGATTTTCGGGCCCTGGCGCGGTGAGGATGAGGCCCTGTTCCAGTCGGTGCTCGCTTATTTCGCCGATGCGACCGGCGTGAATGTCCGTTATTCCTCGTCGGAAAATTACGAACAGCAGATCGTCATCGATACGCAGGCTGGCTCGCCGCCCAATATCGCCATCCTGCCGCAGCCTGGTCTTCTGGCCGATCTCGCCGCCAAGGGCTTCCTCGTGCCGCTCGGCGACAAGACCGCTGACTGGGTCAAGGAAAATTACGGCGCGGGCCAGTCCTGGGTCGATCTCGGCAGCTACAAGGGCAAGGACGGCAACAAGGCCTATTTCGCTTTCCCCTTCAAGGCGGATGTGAAGTCGCTTGTCTGGTACGTGCCTGAGAACTTCGAGGAAGCGGGCTATAAAGTGCCCGAGAGCATGGAAGACCTGTTCAAGCTGACGGATCAGATCGTTGCCGATGGCGGCACGCCCTGGTGCATCGGTCTCGGTTCCGGCGGCGCCACCGGCTGGCCGGCAACCGACTGGGTGGAAGACCTGATGCTGCGCACGCAGCCGCTCGACGTTTACCAGAAATGGACGACCAACGAGGTCAAGTTCACCGATCCGGCCGTGGTCGAGGCGATCAACGAGTTCGGCAAATTCGCCAAGAATGAAAAATATGTCAGCGGCGGCGTCGCGGCCGTGGCCTCCACCGACTTCCGCGATAGCCCGAAGGGCCTCTTCGACATTCCGCCGAAGTGCTACCTGCACCATCAGGCATCGTTCATTCCGTCCTTCTTCCCTGAAGGCACCAAGGTGGGGACGGATGCGGATTTCTTCTACATGCCGACTTACGCGTCCAAGCCTGACCTCGGCAAGCCGGTTCTCGGTGCCGGCACGCTCGTCACCATCACCAAGGAAGCACCTGCCGCCAAGGCTTTCGTTGAATTCCTGCAGACCCCGATCGCCCATGAGGTCTGGATGGCGCAGTCCAGCTTCCTGACGCCCTATAAGGGTGTGAATGTCGACACCTATGCCAATGAGCAGATGAAGCGGCAGGGCGAAATCCTGACGACCGCGACAAGCTTCGGCTTCGATGGTTCCGACCTGATGCCCGGCAAGATTGGTGCCGGCGCATTCTGGACCGGCATGATCGATTTCGTCGGCGGCAAGTCCGCCGATCAGGTCGCCGCCGATATCCAGAAGGCCTGGGACGGCCTGAAGTAA
- a CDS encoding carbohydrate ABC transporter permease: protein MAQQLVSAIGVMVAGVFACAAYYWLSDKALQVIFPVRSGDVIHASRNLNRRAAVRPWLFIGPALILLLVYLVYPVIATLILSFYDRTGSEFVGLANYRWAFFDAGFRQSIFNNILWLAVVPAACTFFGLVIAVMTDRIWWGNIAKSIVFMPMAISFVGASVIWKFIYEYRAEGQVQIGLLNAIVEFFGGSPEVWISMPFWNNFFLMVILIWIQTGFAMVILSAALRGIPEETIEAAVIDGANGWQIFWKIMVPQIWGTIAVVWTTITILVLKVFDIVLTMTNGQWNTMVLANLMFDWMFRGGGDSGRSAVIALIIMAAVTPIMVWNIRQANREMEGR from the coding sequence ATGGCTCAACAACTCGTGTCTGCCATCGGCGTCATGGTGGCGGGCGTTTTTGCCTGCGCTGCCTATTACTGGCTATCCGACAAGGCGCTGCAGGTGATCTTCCCCGTCCGCTCGGGAGACGTCATTCATGCATCCCGCAACCTCAATCGCCGCGCCGCCGTTCGGCCCTGGCTGTTCATCGGCCCGGCGCTGATCCTTCTGCTGGTCTATCTGGTGTACCCTGTCATCGCCACGCTGATCCTGTCCTTCTATGACCGGACCGGCAGCGAATTCGTCGGTCTCGCCAATTATCGCTGGGCGTTTTTCGACGCCGGTTTCCGGCAGTCGATCTTCAACAATATTCTCTGGCTCGCCGTCGTGCCGGCCGCCTGCACCTTCTTTGGCCTCGTCATCGCTGTCATGACCGACCGTATCTGGTGGGGCAACATCGCCAAATCCATCGTCTTCATGCCGATGGCGATTTCTTTCGTCGGTGCCTCCGTCATCTGGAAATTCATCTACGAATACCGCGCCGAAGGCCAGGTGCAGATCGGCCTCTTGAACGCCATCGTCGAGTTTTTCGGCGGTAGCCCGGAGGTGTGGATTTCCATGCCCTTCTGGAACAATTTCTTCCTGATGGTCATCCTCATCTGGATCCAGACCGGTTTTGCCATGGTCATCCTGTCGGCGGCGCTGCGCGGCATTCCGGAAGAAACCATCGAGGCGGCTGTCATAGATGGCGCCAATGGCTGGCAGATTTTCTGGAAGATCATGGTTCCGCAAATCTGGGGCACCATCGCCGTGGTCTGGACGACGATCACCATTCTCGTGCTCAAGGTCTTCGATATCGTGCTGACCATGACCAACGGCCAATGGAACACCATGGTTCTCGCCAATCTCATGTTCGACTGGATGTTCCGCGGTGGCGGCGACAGCGGCCGAAGTGCGGTCATCGCGCTCATCATCATGGCGGCCGTCACCCCGATCATGGTCTGGAACATCCGCCAGGCGAACCGCGAGATGGAGGGCCGCTGA
- a CDS encoding carbohydrate ABC transporter permease, translating to MNIVKRLRRVGLPRLIVHASVLVVVLLWLLPTLGILVSSLRDKDQITVSGWWTAFSSSEQTSAVRLADASVQKQDGSRYVISGNVFENGQGGQVAAFGVRVQEPTAFKAGEAADIGDGETLLVNSDGTYEYSKAASFEGSRGKRVYISVATPPVFTLDNYRTVLTSEGIGQSFVNSLTVAVPATVIPILIAAFAAYALSWMNFSGRNLLIAMVVGLIVVPLQMSLIPLLRLYNEIGTIFGVPSKTYAGIWLAHTAFGLPLAIYLLRNYISGLPKEIIESARVDGASDFEIFVKIILPLSFPALASFAIFQFLWTWNDLLVAMVFLGTQKDELVLTGALNALLGSRGGNWEILTASAFVTIIVPLCVFFALQRYLVRGLLAGSVKGG from the coding sequence ATGAATATCGTCAAACGCCTTCGCCGCGTCGGCCTGCCGCGCCTCATCGTCCACGCCAGCGTCCTCGTCGTCGTGCTGCTCTGGCTTTTGCCCACGCTCGGCATTCTCGTCAGCTCGCTGCGTGACAAGGACCAGATCACCGTTTCAGGCTGGTGGACGGCCTTCTCCAGTTCCGAACAGACCTCGGCGGTGCGCCTTGCGGATGCTTCCGTGCAGAAGCAGGATGGCAGCCGCTACGTCATATCAGGCAATGTTTTCGAGAACGGGCAGGGTGGCCAGGTAGCTGCCTTCGGTGTTCGCGTCCAGGAGCCGACGGCCTTCAAAGCCGGGGAGGCTGCCGATATCGGTGACGGCGAAACACTTCTCGTCAATTCGGACGGCACTTATGAATACAGCAAGGCTGCAAGCTTTGAGGGTTCGCGCGGCAAGCGCGTCTATATTTCCGTCGCGACGCCGCCGGTCTTTACGCTCGACAACTATCGGACGGTGTTGACCTCGGAAGGCATCGGCCAGTCCTTCGTCAACTCGCTGACCGTGGCCGTGCCGGCAACCGTCATTCCCATTCTCATCGCCGCCTTCGCCGCCTATGCCCTGTCATGGATGAACTTTTCCGGCCGCAATCTGCTGATTGCCATGGTGGTGGGCCTGATCGTCGTGCCCCTGCAGATGTCGCTCATCCCGCTGCTGCGGCTTTATAATGAGATAGGCACCATTTTCGGCGTGCCGTCCAAGACCTATGCCGGCATCTGGCTGGCGCACACCGCCTTCGGCCTGCCGCTCGCCATCTATCTGCTGCGCAACTATATTTCCGGCCTGCCGAAGGAGATCATCGAAAGCGCCCGTGTGGATGGCGCGAGCGATTTCGAAATCTTCGTCAAGATCATCCTGCCGCTCTCCTTCCCGGCGCTGGCCTCCTTCGCCATCTTCCAGTTCCTGTGGACCTGGAACGACCTGCTCGTCGCCATGGTCTTCCTCGGCACGCAGAAGGACGAGCTGGTGCTGACTGGTGCGTTGAACGCGCTGCTCGGCTCGCGCGGCGGCAATTGGGAAATTCTCACCGCCTCGGCCTTTGTCACCATCATCGTGCCGCTCTGCGTCTTCTTCGCCCTTCAACGTTATCTCGTGCGTGGCCTGCTCGCAGGCTCCGTCAAGGGAGGCTGA
- a CDS encoding alpha-glucosidase family protein produces the protein MTASVTSALTPNKDWWRGAVIYQIYPRSYQDSNGDGIGDLKGITDRLAHIAGLGADAIWISPFFTSPMKDFGYDVSNYVDVDPMFGTLADFDGLIAEAHRLGIRVMIDLVMSHTSDQHPWFVESRASRNNPKSDWYVWSDSKPDGTPPNNWLSIFGGSGWQWDPTRMQYYMHNFLTSQPDLNLHNPEVQEELLNITRFWLKRGVDGFRLDTINFYFHDLELRDNPALAPERRNASTAPAVNPYNFQEHLYDKNRPENIAFLKRFRAVLDEFPDIAAVGEVGDSQRGLEIVGEYTSGDDKMQMCYAFEFLAPDALTPQRVADVQADFARAAPEGWACWAFSNHDVVRHVSRWGEHVEDKDAFAKVLSALLMTQRGSVCIYEGEELGLTEADIAFEDLQDPYGIQFWPEFKGRDGCRTPMVWDAGHAQAGFSTADKTWLPIPAEHKQRAVSAQQGNEASVLEHYRRFLTFRKKHPAFAKGGIEFQPVEGEVLSYTRTLGNETVLCLFNLAATPAKATLPEGNWEVLEGHGFAGGLEGRSVELPAWGAFFARYA, from the coding sequence ATGACCGCTTCGGTGACTTCCGCTTTGACGCCCAACAAGGACTGGTGGCGTGGTGCTGTGATCTATCAGATCTATCCGCGCTCCTATCAGGACTCCAATGGCGACGGCATTGGCGATCTCAAGGGCATCACCGACCGGCTGGCGCATATTGCTGGCCTCGGTGCCGACGCCATCTGGATTTCGCCCTTCTTCACCTCGCCGATGAAGGATTTCGGTTACGACGTCTCGAACTATGTCGATGTCGATCCGATGTTTGGCACGCTCGCCGATTTCGACGGGCTGATCGCGGAAGCTCACCGTCTCGGCATCCGCGTGATGATCGACCTCGTCATGTCGCACACGTCGGACCAGCATCCATGGTTCGTGGAAAGCCGCGCCAGCCGCAATAACCCCAAATCAGATTGGTATGTCTGGTCGGACAGCAAGCCTGATGGCACGCCGCCCAATAACTGGCTGTCGATCTTCGGCGGTTCGGGCTGGCAGTGGGACCCGACCCGCATGCAATATTACATGCACAACTTCCTGACATCGCAGCCGGACCTCAACCTGCATAATCCGGAAGTTCAGGAAGAGCTGCTGAACATCACCCGCTTCTGGCTGAAGCGCGGCGTCGATGGTTTCCGCCTCGACACCATCAACTTCTATTTCCACGACCTTGAACTGCGCGACAACCCGGCGCTGGCGCCTGAGCGCCGCAACGCTTCCACCGCGCCTGCGGTCAATCCGTATAACTTCCAGGAACACCTCTACGACAAGAACCGCCCGGAAAATATCGCCTTCCTGAAGCGCTTCCGCGCGGTGCTGGACGAATTCCCCGACATCGCCGCCGTCGGCGAAGTGGGTGACAGCCAGCGCGGTCTCGAAATCGTCGGCGAATATACCTCCGGCGATGACAAGATGCAGATGTGCTACGCCTTCGAATTTCTGGCGCCGGATGCGCTGACCCCGCAGCGCGTTGCCGATGTGCAGGCGGATTTTGCGAGAGCCGCTCCTGAGGGCTGGGCCTGCTGGGCCTTCTCCAACCACGATGTCGTGCGCCATGTCAGCCGCTGGGGCGAGCATGTCGAAGATAAGGATGCCTTCGCCAAGGTACTTTCGGCGCTCTTGATGACGCAGCGCGGTTCCGTCTGCATCTATGAGGGTGAAGAACTCGGCCTCACCGAAGCGGATATTGCTTTCGAAGATTTGCAGGATCCCTACGGAATCCAGTTCTGGCCGGAATTCAAGGGCCGCGACGGTTGCCGCACGCCAATGGTGTGGGATGCCGGTCATGCGCAGGCGGGTTTCTCGACCGCCGACAAGACGTGGCTGCCCATTCCTGCCGAGCACAAGCAGCGCGCCGTCAGCGCCCAGCAGGGCAACGAGGCCTCGGTGCTTGAGCATTATCGTCGCTTCCTGACCTTCCGCAAAAAGCACCCGGCTTTTGCCAAGGGCGGCATCGAATTCCAGCCGGTTGAGGGCGAGGTGCTGAGCTACACCCGCACGCTGGGCAACGAAACCGTGCTTTGCCTCTTCAATCTCGCCGCCACGCCGGCAAAAGCCACGCTGCCGGAAGGGAACTGGGAGGTTCTCGAAGGTCACGGCTTTGCAGGCGGTCTTGAAGGCAGAAGCGTAGAACTTCCGGCATGGGGCGCTTTCTTCGCCCGTTACGCCTGA